In the Scomber japonicus isolate fScoJap1 chromosome 18, fScoJap1.pri, whole genome shotgun sequence genome, one interval contains:
- the micall2a gene encoding MICAL-like protein 2a, with protein MVKPLNRDTLFFYLLFLRLLHTLNPPPVAHFVCASLVLCAGSMAAIKALEQWCKIQCEGYRDVVITNMTTSFRSGMAFCALIHKYRPDLIDYDSLRMEDVFENNSLAFQVAEEKLGIPALLDAEDMVALRIPDRLSILTYVSQYYNYFKGQPPMGGVKRPAEGSKEEPSEKKNLPVVAKIFVSKTTNNRFSPTRTTQTSPKLAPAAPQKAVVAENANKNGTLNSKCVACKSHVHLVQRHFVEGKLYHRSCFKCSECSSVLHAGGYKPSKEPDTYICNAHQNSCKQSSSEIKNGPTSSSGQLNSASKAQPAPRPSSVLTAPLDIVLKPVSASQPTKSWTTSAQRTQAARQRFFQAALPATEASTDDRKPTEPLNGSGGPKVSLSPDDDEKSRARTLTGKKLAEENCNNNNKRPFTVRSAERRFGYEPSSADNPSLRKDKYSQGPAGNLAGQLSTSQTNNKESPHLKTINKDNTRPTTVHTTAKDPAYEWQTNLKPVKTRMQSHRASPISVIVDWLRVHPLALDAEASTEQHKPGFMSTASPNVSISATRPPPAPTPAAPPVSFAPFDPAHFREVTPQKPQHDSGNLAVKHGSHSPVKSPPRQPAVESISSSTTAPAGYGHPSGAKKGKYLSPTNASRTEMRSPSVKSPNVLVEQIERELIDIETNLAQLEKEGVELEKKLRSCEEEGEGDILMDPLMVDWFNLIRRKQMYIRKESELVYIARTQELEQQQPGVEGELRRLLEKPDHLKSTEEQQREKKLLQRLMEIVDGRNAIVEGLDEDRLREVEEDQQLNEMMQNLGLKKAKKHRKSSISKLFRRRSKRRVE; from the exons ATGGTCAAACCCCTAAACAGagacactttgtttttttatctcctTTTCCTCCGGCTCCTCCACACACTGAACCCTCCGCCTGTTGCTCACTTTGTCTGTGCGTCTCTTGTGCTGTGTGCTGGGAGCATGGCTGCCATCAAAGCGTTGGAGCAATGGTGTAAAATCCAATGTGAAGGTTACCGAGATGTGGTCATCACCAACATGACGACTTCATTCAGGAGCGGGATGGCTTTCTGTGCTCTCATCCACAAGTACAGACCGGACCTGAT AGATTATGACTCACTCAGAATGGAGGATGTGTTTGAGAACAACAGCTTG gCTTTTCAGGTCGCAGAGGAGAAACTGGGGATCCCAGCTTTGTTAGATGCAGAGGACATGGTGGCTTTAAGGATCCCAGACAGGCTCAGCATTCTTACCTATGTCTCCCAGTACTACAACTACTTCAAAGGACAGCCTCCCA TGGGAGGTGTAAAAAGGCCAGCAGAGGGCTCCAAGGAGGAGCCATCAGAGAAGAAAAATCTCCCTGTGGTTGCCAAAATCTTTGTGTCTAAAACCACCAACAATCGTTTCTCTCCAACTCGTACAACTCAGACCTCACCTAAGTTGGCCCCAGCTGCTCCTCAG AAGGCAGTTGTGGCAGAAAATGCCAACAAAAATGGGACTCTCAACAGCAAATGTGTTGCTTGCAAGAGTCATGTTCATCTGGTTCAAAGGCACTTTGTGGAAGGCAAGCTCTATCACAGAAGCTGCTTCAA ATGCAGCGAATGCTCCAGTGTGCTCCATGCAGGAGGCTACAAACCCAGTAAAGAACCAGACACTTACATCTGTAACGCCCATCAGAACAGTTGCAAACAGTCCTCCTCTGAGATCAAAAACGGGCCCACCAGTTCATCTGGGCAACTAAATAGTGCCAGCAAAGCCCAGCCTGCACCACGCCCCTCTTCTGTGCTGACAGCCCCACTAGATATTGTTCTGAAGCCAGTCAGTGCCAGTCAACCTACAAAGTCATGGACAACCTCAGCCCAGCGGACCCAGGCGGCTCGGCAGAGGTTTTTCCAGGCTGCGCTGCCTGCCACAGAGGCCTCAACAGACGACAGGAAGCCTACAGAGCCCTTAAATGGGTCAGGAGGGCCGAAGGTCTCACTGAgtcctgatgatgatgagaagaGCAGAGCCAGGACACTAACTGGGAAGAAACTAGCAGAGGAAAAttgcaacaataacaacaaacgCCCATTCACCGTCCGATCAGCAGAGAGAAG GTTTGGATATGAGCCAAGTTCAGCTGACAACCCCAGTCTGAGAAAGGATAAATACAGCCAAGGCCCAGCAGGAAACTTGGCAGGACAGCTCTCCACCAGCCAGACAAACAATAAGGAATCGCCACATCTGAAGACCATCAACAAAGACAACACAAGGCCAACAACTGTACACACAACCGCCAAAG ATCCAGCCTACGAGTGGCAAACAAACCTCAAACCTGTGAAAACGAG AATGCAGAGTCATCGAGCTTCGCCCATCTCTGTTATTGTTGACTGGCTCAGAGTTCATCCGCTTGCTCT AGATGCTGAAGCCTCTACCGAGCAACATAAGCCTGGATTCATGTCCACAGCATCCCCGAATGTCTCCATCAGTGCAACAAGGCCTCCCCCAGCTCCAACACCCGCAGCACCACCAGTTAGCTTTGCTCCGTTTGATCCTGCACACTTCAGAGAAGTCACTCCCCAGAAACCTCAGCATGACTCTGGAAACCTGG CTGTTAAACATGGGAGTCACTCGCCTGTAAAATCCCCACCAAGACAGCCAGCTGTAGAATCTATTAGCTCTTCAACCACTGCTCCAGCCGGTTACGGACATCCGTCAG GTGCTAAAAAGGGAAAGTATTTGTCACCCACCAACGCCTCCAGGACTGAAATGAGGTCACCCTCT GTGAAGTCTCCTAATGTCCTGGTGGAGCAGATTGAGAGGGAGCTGATTGATATTGAGACAAACCTGGCACAATTGGAGAAGGAGGGTGTGGAGCTGGAGAAGAAACTCCGCAGTTGTGAGGAAG AGGGAGAGGGGGACATACTGATGGACCCACTGATGGTTGACTGGTTCAACCTCATTCGAAGGAAGCAGATGTACATTAGGAAGGAGTCAGAGCTTGTATACAT AGCCAGGACGCAGGAGctggaacagcagcagccaggTGTTGAAGGGGAACTTCGCAGGCTGCTGGAGAAGCCAG ATCATTTAAAGTCCACAGAGGAGCAACAGCGGGAGAAGAAGTTGTTGCAGAGACTGATGGAGATTGTGGATGGCAGAAATGCAATTGTGGAGGGTCtggatgaagacaggctgag GGAAGTGGAGGAGGATCAGCAGTTGAATGAAATGATGCAAAATCTTG gattaaagaaagccaaaaaacacaggaaatccTCCATTTCAAAACTGTTCAGACGAAGGAGTAAGAGACGAGTGGAATAA